The Candidatus Diapherotrites archaeon region CGTGGAACGGGCCGCGTTCGCCCTGGCCCTGCAGCGGCTGTGTGCGCCGGGTTCGGACCTGCAAGGCTCCGGCTGGGTGCAGACCGTGGCGGCTCCGGGCCTGGAGACCCTGGCCTTGCAGCATTTTTACCGCACCACCGCGTTTTTGGCGACGGTGCGGCAAGGCCTGGAAAGAAAGCTGTTTTTTCGGGACCGGAACCTGTTCAACCAGGCCCTGGACCTGGTGTTCATCGACACCACCAGCCTGTATTGCTACCGGGACGAGGAAACGGCACTGCGCCGCCGGGGTTACTCCCGGGACCGGCGGCCGGAGCTGCCGCAACTGGTCTTGTGCGTGGCGGTGGACTCCCAGGGCTGGCCCATCGCCTGGGAGGTCTTTCCCGGCAACACCGCGGATACCGCGGCTTTGCGCCAGGTGGTGGAAAAGCTCCGGGAGCGCTTCAAGATCGGGAAGGTGGCGGTGGTGGCCGACCGGGGGATGATGTCGAAGGAGACCTTGAAGTTGCTGGCGGGCCATAAGACTGCGCCCTTTGACTACGTTTTGGGCTGCAAGCTGCGCCGCAGCAAAGAAGTGCGGGAGGAGGTGTTGAGCCGGGGCGGCCGCTACCGGAAGGTGGCGGAGAACCTGGAGGTCAAAGAGGTCCGGGTTCAGGACCGGCGCTACGTGGTCTGCCGCAACCCGAAGGAGGCCAAAAAAGACGCCCTGGCCCGGGAGGCCCTGGTGGAGAAGCTCAAAGCCACTCTGGCCCGGGAAGGGGAAAAGGGGCTCATGGGCAACCGGGGTTTTGCCCGCTTCCTGAAGACGGCGAAAGGCTCGGTACATCTGGATGAGGCGGCCCTGGCCGCGGATGCCCGACTGGACGGCAAGTTTGTCCTGACCACCAATACGGACTTGCCCGCGGACCAGGTGGCCCTGACTTACAAGAGCCTGTGGCGGGTGGAGCGGACCTTCAGGGAGCAAAAATCCACCCTGCAGGTGCGGCCCCTGTACCACCAGCGGGACGACACCTGCCTGGGCCACATCGTGGCCAGCTTCCTGGCCCTGCGCCTGGAGGTGGACCTGCAACGGCGCCTGGAGGAGCAGGGCGCAGAAGTTTCCTGGCCCGACTTGATGCGGGACTTGCAGCAGGTGCAGGCGGTAACCGTGGAGCTGGATGGTCATAGTTATCAACTGCGCACCGACCTGAAGGGCGCGGCTTACCAGGCCTTCGCCGCGGCGGGGGTCAGGCCGCCGCCCACGGTTAGCCCCCTGGAACCGCAGCCGCAACCCGACTCGCTGAGCAGCAGCGCGTAGTGGTAAAACTTTGTTC contains the following coding sequences:
- a CDS encoding IS1634 family transposase, whose amino-acid sequence is KVVEAVRESGLTARTAKTWGPALVFGRLWERQGLPEILGQLAQGRRFEFDVERAAFALALQRLCAPGSDLQGSGWVQTVAAPGLETLALQHFYRTTAFLATVRQGLERKLFFRDRNLFNQALDLVFIDTTSLYCYRDEETALRRRGYSRDRRPELPQLVLCVAVDSQGWPIAWEVFPGNTADTAALRQVVEKLRERFKIGKVAVVADRGMMSKETLKLLAGHKTAPFDYVLGCKLRRSKEVREEVLSRGGRYRKVAENLEVKEVRVQDRRYVVCRNPKEAKKDALAREALVEKLKATLAREGEKGLMGNRGFARFLKTAKGSVHLDEAALAADARLDGKFVLTTNTDLPADQVALTYKSLWRVERTFREQKSTLQVRPLYHQRDDTCLGHIVASFLALRLEVDLQRRLEEQGAEVSWPDLMRDLQQVQAVTVELDGHSYQLRTDLKGAAYQAFAAAGVRPPPTVSPLEPQPQPDSLSSSA